A region of Diospyros lotus cultivar Yz01 chromosome 3, ASM1463336v1, whole genome shotgun sequence DNA encodes the following proteins:
- the LOC127796612 gene encoding cytochrome P450 94C1-like, with product MEESAASTTFCFCFFSFTVSFTLFAVLLLVQRLIRPWCDCDVCRSYLSRSWTSEFDNLCDWYAHLLRKSPTGTIHVHVLGNIITANPENVEYMLKTRFENYPKGKPFSAILGDLLGRGIFNVDGDSWKFQRKMASLELGSVSIRLHAFDIVTSEIQSRLLPLLSSAANDENLVLDLQDVFRRLSFDTICKFSFGLDPGCLEKSLPDSSFAEAFDLASKLSAERAMTASPVIWKVKRLLNMGSEKRLKEAIKDINNLADEVIKNRRKVGFSNREDLLSRFMGSVDDDKYLRDIVVSFLLAGRDTVASALTTFFWLLANHPEVESAILEESDRVIGATEEPASFEHVREMPYLQAALHESMRLYPPVQYDSKFCLEDDVLPDGTFVRKGSRVTYHPYAMGRMERVWGPDCLEFKPERWLQGGVFRPANLFKYPVFQAGLRVCLGKDLALTEMKSVVLSLVRRFHIRVAAPSRQTPRFLPGLTAAVSGGLPMLVQERRR from the coding sequence ATGGAGGAGTCTGCTGCTTCAACCActttctgcttctgcttcttctcTTTCACTGTCTCTTTCACGCTCTTCGCTGTCTTGCTCCTCGTGCAGCGATTGATAAGGCCTTGGTGCGACTGCGACGTTTGCCGGAGCTACCTCAGCCGGAGCTGGACGTCGGAGTTCGACAATCTCTGCGACTGGTACGCCCATCTTCTCCGGAAGTCACCGACGGGGACGATTCACGTTCACGTTCTCGGCAATATCATCACGGCCAATCCGGAGAATGTTGAGTACATGCTCAAGACGAGGTTCGAGAATTACCCCAAAGGGAAACCCTTCTCCGCCATCTTGGGCGATCTTCTGGGCCGAGGCATATTCAACGTCGATGGGGATTCGTGGAAGTTTCAGAGGAAAATGGCCAGCTTGGAATTGGGCAGCGTCTCAATTCGATTGCATGCTTTCGATATCGTCACCTCCGAGATCCAATCCAGGCTGCTTCCTTTACTATCTTCAGCGGCAAACGATGAAAACCTAGTCTTGGATTTACAAGACGTGTTTCGTCGACTCTCGTTCGATACAATCTGCAAATTTTCCTTCGGACTCGATCCCGGTTGCCTCGAGAAATCCCTGCCGGATTCAAGCTTCGCAGAGGCGTTTGATCTCGCCTCGAAATTATCCGCCGAGAGGGCAATGACGGCGTCGCCGGTGATCTGGAAGGTCAAACGGCTGTTAAACATGGGTTCAGAAAAGAGGCTCAAGGAAGCCATTAAGGATATCAACAACCTCGCCGATGAGGTAATCAAGAACAGACGAAAAGTGGGTTTTTCGAACCGGGAAGACCTTCTTTCCAGGTTCATGGGCTCCGTCGATGACGACAAGTACCTCCGGGACATCGTCGTCAGCTTCCTCTTGGCCGGACGTGACACGGTGGCGTCGGCATTGACCACGTTCTTCTGGTTACTGGCAAACCACCCGGAAGTTGAGTCAGCAATATTGGAAGAGTCGGATCGGGTTATCGGGGCGACCGAAGAACCCGCGAGCTTCGAGCACGTGAGAGAGATGCCCTATTTACAGGCGGCATTGCATGAAAGCATGAGACTTTACCCGCCAGTCCAATACGATTCAAAGTTCTGTCTTGAAGACGATGTTCTTCCAGACGGAACATTTGTACGGAAAGGATCTAGGGTTACGTATCATCCGTACGCGATGGGAAGGATGGAGCGGGTTTGGGGCCCCGACTGCCTGGAATTCAAGCCGGAAAGGTGGCTGCAAGGCGGCGTATTCCGGCCGGCCAACCTGTTCAAGTACCCGGTTTTTCAGGCTGGGCTTAGGGTTTGTCTGGGCAAGGATTTGGCATTGACGGAGATGAAAAGCGTTGTTTTGTCGTTAGTCCGGCGGTTTCATATCCGAGTGGCGGCGCCCAGCCGTCAAACCCCACGGTTTCTCCCAGGACTAACCGCAGCCGTGAGTGGCGGTTTGCCCATGCTGGTTCAAGAGCGGAGACGGTGA